The genomic region GCCGCCGCGAAACAGGACTGCTGGTTCTGCTGGGGGGCGTTCCATGCCAGCGGGCGCACGCCGGCGAGCCCAACAGGCAGCCTCGGGCAGCAGAAGGGATCTCCGAGTCTCGCCAGATGCCTGGTCACCTCCAATGCCGATTGCGGCACCATCCCTGCAGCGCGGGGCACCATCTTCGTCTATGGTGTGGATGGGGTCTGCCATCAATTGGCCAATCAGGTCCTCTATGCAACCGGCACTGGAAGTGCCGCTGCCTTGACCGTCAGGATGGCGCGTGGATATGTCGCCAGTGCGTTTCTCTACGGGACTTATGGCCTCCAGCCATCGGCCTGGACCGCGCGGACGGCGCATTGCGGCAGCCGGGTCGGCGGCGCCAGCCAATATCCTTACGCGGCGGGCGGCGCGTCGCTTCAAGGAACGGATGACAGCCCGCCGGGCGCCGGCCAAGGAGGCGCAGCCATGACCACAGCCGACGAGTTCGAAGCTGTCGCCCGCTCGGTGCTCCGGGACGAGCCCGACCTGCTGGGGAGGCTTCTGTCATTGCGCGGGGAATCCCAGCAATTCGTCGCCCAGCGCTGGCCGGGACGGACCTCTCCGGGTGCGGCTGCGCTGAATGCCCGCAATCAGCAACTGCTGGACGAAGCTGCCCAGTTGCTGGGAGCCGAGAAATTCGAGCGAATATTCGGCTTTCCCATGGGTGAGGTCATCCATCTGGTCGATCCAGCCATGGCTCCCTCTCCGATCCGGCGGGAACACTCCCGATAGATCGCCGCCGGCGGAACCGCGCCGCAGCTCATCCCCCCGCGAGATCGACGACCAGCGCCGCCAGCCGCCCGGCCGCGTCGGGGGAACCGGCGCTGCGAGCGGCTGCGGCGGCCCGCGCCAGGCCGGCCGGATCGCCGAGCATGGCCGCGAGGTCGCCCGCCAGGTTGTCCGGGGTGAACTCCGTCTGCATCACCAGCTTGGCCCCACCAGTGCCGGCCAGCGACCGGGCGTTCGCCGCCTGGTCCTGATCGAGGGCGCCCGGCAGCGGCACCAGGATCGACGGGCGGCCGATCGCGGCGAGCTCGGCCACGGTCGAGGCGCCGCCGCGCGACACCACCAGGTGCGCTGCGGCCATGTGCGCCGGCAGGTCCTTGAAGAAGGCCTCGATCTCGGCGTCGATGCCGAGGTCGGCATAGGTCTGCCGCACCCGAGCCAGGTCTTCCCTGCGCGCCTGTTGCACGATGGAAAGCCGGGCGCGGAGGGTGGGGTCGAGCCGGCCGATGGCGTCCGGTACGACATCCGACATCACCCTGGCGCCTTGGCTGCCGCCGAGCACGAGCAGGCGCAGCCGGCCGTCGAAGCCGGGATAGGGCAGCTTGGCCGCTTCGATCACCGCGGCACGCACCGGGTTGCCGGTATGGACGAGCTTGGCCCGGGCCGAAGCCTCGACCATGGCCACCTCGGGAAAGCCGGTGGCGATGCGGGTGACGCGGCCAGCGAGCAGGCGGTTGGCCCGGCCCATCACCGCGTTCTGCTCGTGGATCAGCGTCGGGATCTTGCGCCAGGTCGCGGCGATCAGCGGCGGCACGGTGGGGTAGCCGCCGAAGCCGACCACCACGGCCGGCCGGCTGCGGCCGAGCATGCGCCAGGCGGCCAGGGCGCCGCTGCCCAGCTTCCAGGCGGTGTTGGCCATGGCGAGCGGCGAGCGCGAGCGCACGGTCTCGGCGGGAATCGCATGGATCTTCCGCGCCGGGAACGAGCCGGTATAGGGCGCGCCGCGCTCGTCGGTGGCCAGCTCCACGCCCCAGCCGTATCGCGCCAGCGCGCCGGCCAGGGCCTCCGCCGGGAACAGGTGGCCGCCGGTGCCCCCGGCGCAGAGCAGGACGATCTTCTCGCTCACGCCGCCTCCGCCGCGAGCTCGTCCTCGCGTTCGCGGAAGCGCCAGGTCTGGGCCAGCACGTCCGAGCGCGGCCGGCGGCGGGTCAGCGCCAGCACCATGCCCATGGCATAGGCGACGGCGATCAGCGAGGAGCCGCCATAGGAGATGAAGGGCAGCGTCATGCCCTTGGCCGGCATCATGTGCAGGTTCACCATCAGGTTGATCGAGGACTGCAGGCCGAACAGCAGCGTCAACCCGGCGGTGGCGAAGCGGCAGAACGGATCCTCCAGCTTGTAGGCGTGCCAGAGGCCGCGCAGAACCACGAAGGCGAAGATCGCCACCAGCGCCATGCAGAACAGGATGCCGAACTCCTCGGCCGTGACCGCGCCGATGAAGTCGGTATGGCTGTCGGGCAGGATGCGCTTGACCGTGCCCTCGCCCGGCCCCTTGCCGAGCCAGCCGCCGCTCTGGAACGCCTCCATCGCGGTCTCCACCTGGAAATTGTCGGTGCCGTCCGGGTTGAGGAACTTGTCGATGCGCGCGGTGACGTGCGGGATCAGCACATAGGCGGCGGCGATGCCGACCACGCCGGCCCCGCCGAGGCCGATCACCCAGAACCAGTGCAGCCCGGCCATGAAGAACAGCGCGCACCAGACGATGGAGAGCAGCATGGTCTGGCCGAAGTCGGGCTGCAGGATCAGAAGCGCGGCGGAGGAGCCGAGCAGCAGGATGGCGAGGATGTTGCCCGGCACGTCGCGGCGCTTGACGCTCTCGGAGAACAGCCAGGCGGCGAGCACGACGAAGGCGGGCTTGAGGAACTCGGAGGGCTGGATGCCGAAGATCCAGCGGCGCGAGCCCTTGACCTCGACGCCGAACAGCAGCGTCGCCATCACCAGGCCCGTCGCGATCAGGAACACTACCAGCGAGACGCGCCGGATCGCCGGCGGCGACAGGAACGACATGCCGACCATGACGGCGATAGCGGGCGGGATGAAGATCGCCTGGCGGTTGACGAAGTGGAAGATGTCCTGGATGCCGATGCGCTCGGCGACCGCGGGGCTGGCTGCCAGCAGCAGCACCACGCCGATGAACATCAGGGCGAGCAGGGCCACCAGCATCAGCCGGTCGACGGTCCACCACCACTCGTTGAAGGCCGATCGTTCGGCGCGTGAGGCCATGATGCGGGTCTGCCGGCAGGAATTTGACCGGTCCAGTGGTGACTCCGTTAGGGTTTAGGAAGGGTTAAGCGCCGACCGCCGATCGGGCCGGAACAGCTTGACCACCCGTCCGTCCCGGCATTAGCGTGCCGACGGCCTGAACCCGTGGGGCCGGCTGAGGCTGTCACGCCCGATGAAGATGCGCCTGGCGCTGCTCGCTTTTCTCGTGTCCTTCGCCGCCAATTTCATCTGGCTCGGCGGGCCGCTGGACTGGCGCATGCCCCTGGCGGCGGTCGCCGCCTGGTATCTGGCCGACCTCCTGTCCGGCCTCATCCACATGTACATGGATTATCGTCCGGTCCCGCCGGGCAGCGGCCTGGCCGACGTCTACTTCTACAAGGGGTCGCACGATTCCGAGCATTATCACACCTTGAGGAAACAGGCCCTCGCCCGCGTCGGGCCCATCGACCGTCTCGCCTTCGACTTCAAGTTTCATCATCCGCGACCGGAAGTCCTGGGGCGGCGCAAGCTGATCTACCAGGTGAGGTCGACGGTGATCGTCCTGTCCCTGCCCTTTTCCGTCGAGCTGAATGCGGCCTGCCTGATCTGGCATGTTCCCAATTGGCTTGTCGCCGGAGCGATCGTCCTGATCGTCGCCGGCAGCCTCAGCCAATATTTCCACGGCTCCCTGCACCGGGAGAAGAATCCCTGGTTCATCCTCTTCCTGCGGCGGATCGGCCTGTTGATGACGCCTGCCGCGCACGCGGTGCACCACACCACGCTGGAACGGGACTTCAGCGTCATCAACGGCTGGTCGAACCCGCTGGTCAACGTCATCTTCCGCTTTCTCCTGCGGCGACATATCCTGAAGGAGGACGGTCTCGAGCCGACCTGACGGCCTTTCGGAGATCGCCTCTGCCCGTGACGCTGACCATCGCCGCCCTCGTCGAGCGCTTTCCGGATTTCCGCGTCGTCGTCCTGATCGCCGAGGGCCTGCGCCTGCCGGCGGGGCGCCCGGCCGAGCTCGAGGCCGAAATCGCCCGCCGCGAGACCGCGTGCCGCCGCGACCATGGCGGCCTGGAGCTCTCCGCCATCCCCGGGGTCGCGGCCTGGCGGGCGGCCTACAAGGGCTTCGGCATCAAGAAGACCAGCTACCGCTCCTCGGTCGAGCGCCTGGTCAAGCGCGTCACCGCCGGCGACCGGCTGCCGGCGGTCAACGCCTTCGTCGACGCCTACAACGCGGTATCGCTGCGCCACGTCCTGTGCGTCGGCGCCGACGATCTCGACCGCATCGCCCTGCCCGTCGCCTTCCGCTTCAGCGAGCCGGGCGACAGCTTTCTCGACATGGGGGCGGAAGCCGGCGAGGACGCCGAGGATCCGCCCAAGCCCGGCGAGGTCGTGCTGGCCGATACGCGCCACGTGCTCTGTCGCCGCTGGAACTGGCGCCAGGACCTGCGCTCGGCCATCACGCCCCGGACCCGGCGGGCGCTGGTCACCATCCAGTCGAACGGCTGGGGCGACGTCGAGGCCGCCGCGGCGGATCTGTCGGCCCTGGTCGCGACCCATTGCGGCGGGCGCGTCGCCATGGCCGTGGCGGACCGTGATGCGCCGGCGGTGACGATCGGGGATTAGGGGCCGGGAACCCCGCCGCGCTCGGCCGACCAGGCCGTCCGCAGGGCCGCGCCGCGGCCGTGGAAGTCGGCATCGAGCAGGGAGCAGGCGCGGATGCGGTCGGCGCGGAAATGGCGGAACGCCTGGCGCAGCTCGCACCAGGCGGCGATGGCGGTGACCTCGACATAGTAGATCACCGCGACCGGCAGCACGGTGCGCCGCGTCTGCCGCCCGGCCTCGTCGGCATAGGCGATGGCCAGCTTGCGCTCGTCGCGGATCGCGCGCCGCACCAGCCCGAGATCGACCCCCGCGGGCGCCGCCGCCCCCCAGGGCGAGACGTGGAGGCTCGGCGCCTCGATCGGCCGGCGGGCCTCGCGCGGCAGCACGCCGGCGATCTTGCCCTGCAGCGTGCCGGCCGCCTCCCTGAGGCCGCTGTCGCCGGTGCGCGCCAGCAGGCTGAGCGCCACCGCGAGGGCCTCGACCTCCTCGACGGTCAGCATCAGCGGCGGCAGGTCGTAGCCGGCGCGCATGACATAGCCGATGCCGGCCTCGCCGTGGATCGGCACCGAGATCGCCTGCAGCGAGGCGATGTCGCGATAGATCGTCCGCCGGGCGACCTCCAGCGTCTCGGCCAGCGCGTCGGCCGTCAGCGGCCTGCGGGCCGCGCGCAGGAGCTGAATGATCTCGAACAGGCGCGTCGTCCTTCGCATGCCGCCTCCGGGTATGCGCCATGCTGGCACGTCCCTGCTGACAGGGGCTGTCAGCTGCGATGCGCCGTGCCGACCGCCCCGATGCGGGGAATCCGCGGCCGCTCGCCACGAATGCATATACAACCAAGAGCGCAGGATACATATAAAACCAATATACTTGTCTGTATAGAACTCATACAAGATGCAGATCAAACAAGAATATGTAGCAAGATTTAACCATATGCTACCTTTAGGAAACATGAAACTATGAAAAAAAGCAATTCTATTGCATATTCACGGCATAAGTTGCTCGAGAAGCCGAACTCAGGCCCATAGTATACGTTGATATTGTATGGCGCCGGAAGGTTAAATCTCGTTCAGGAAGACCAGTCGACGCAGGGATGCGGGACTGACGATCGCGCAAGTTGCATGTGCAGGAGTCCAGCAGATGGCACGCGCAGGGCAGTGGAAATGCGGGCCTGCGATCCGCGCAGGACGTGAAGACAGCGGCACCGCCGCGGTGGAATTCGCCTT from Labrys wisconsinensis harbors:
- the murG gene encoding undecaprenyldiphospho-muramoylpentapeptide beta-N-acetylglucosaminyltransferase, which encodes MSEKIVLLCAGGTGGHLFPAEALAGALARYGWGVELATDERGAPYTGSFPARKIHAIPAETVRSRSPLAMANTAWKLGSGALAAWRMLGRSRPAVVVGFGGYPTVPPLIAATWRKIPTLIHEQNAVMGRANRLLAGRVTRIATGFPEVAMVEASARAKLVHTGNPVRAAVIEAAKLPYPGFDGRLRLLVLGGSQGARVMSDVVPDAIGRLDPTLRARLSIVQQARREDLARVRQTYADLGIDAEIEAFFKDLPAHMAAAHLVVSRGGASTVAELAAIGRPSILVPLPGALDQDQAANARSLAGTGGAKLVMQTEFTPDNLAGDLAAMLGDPAGLARAAAAARSAGSPDAAGRLAALVVDLAGG
- a CDS encoding FtsW/RodA/SpoVE family cell cycle protein, with product MASRAERSAFNEWWWTVDRLMLVALLALMFIGVVLLLAASPAVAERIGIQDIFHFVNRQAIFIPPAIAVMVGMSFLSPPAIRRVSLVVFLIATGLVMATLLFGVEVKGSRRWIFGIQPSEFLKPAFVVLAAWLFSESVKRRDVPGNILAILLLGSSAALLILQPDFGQTMLLSIVWCALFFMAGLHWFWVIGLGGAGVVGIAAAYVLIPHVTARIDKFLNPDGTDNFQVETAMEAFQSGGWLGKGPGEGTVKRILPDSHTDFIGAVTAEEFGILFCMALVAIFAFVVLRGLWHAYKLEDPFCRFATAGLTLLFGLQSSINLMVNLHMMPAKGMTLPFISYGGSSLIAVAYAMGMVLALTRRRPRSDVLAQTWRFREREDELAAEAA
- a CDS encoding fatty acid desaturase CarF family protein; this encodes MKMRLALLAFLVSFAANFIWLGGPLDWRMPLAAVAAWYLADLLSGLIHMYMDYRPVPPGSGLADVYFYKGSHDSEHYHTLRKQALARVGPIDRLAFDFKFHHPRPEVLGRRKLIYQVRSTVIVLSLPFSVELNAACLIWHVPNWLVAGAIVLIVAGSLSQYFHGSLHREKNPWFILFLRRIGLLMTPAAHAVHHTTLERDFSVINGWSNPLVNVIFRFLLRRHILKEDGLEPT
- a CDS encoding B3/B4 domain-containing protein; the encoded protein is MTLTIAALVERFPDFRVVVLIAEGLRLPAGRPAELEAEIARRETACRRDHGGLELSAIPGVAAWRAAYKGFGIKKTSYRSSVERLVKRVTAGDRLPAVNAFVDAYNAVSLRHVLCVGADDLDRIALPVAFRFSEPGDSFLDMGAEAGEDAEDPPKPGEVVLADTRHVLCRRWNWRQDLRSAITPRTRRALVTIQSNGWGDVEAAAADLSALVATHCGGRVAMAVADRDAPAVTIGD
- a CDS encoding helix-turn-helix transcriptional regulator; this translates as MRRTTRLFEIIQLLRAARRPLTADALAETLEVARRTIYRDIASLQAISVPIHGEAGIGYVMRAGYDLPPLMLTVEEVEALAVALSLLARTGDSGLREAAGTLQGKIAGVLPREARRPIEAPSLHVSPWGAAAPAGVDLGLVRRAIRDERKLAIAYADEAGRQTRRTVLPVAVIYYVEVTAIAAWCELRQAFRHFRADRIRACSLLDADFHGRGAALRTAWSAERGGVPGP